A region of Oncorhynchus masou masou isolate Uvic2021 chromosome 29, UVic_Omas_1.1, whole genome shotgun sequence DNA encodes the following proteins:
- the LOC135520415 gene encoding phosphatidylinositol-3-phosphatase SAC1-B, whose amino-acid sequence MSDPGRVYRSSHNIQCAHSLARHYVRPTLKMATAYEKFNLHTTPEKFYIEACDDGSNDVLSIDRVSTEMILTVRKDIPPHAVTRPICGIMGTIRLVAGTYLIVITKKKKVGDLLGHAVWKAMDFDVISYKKTVLHLTDNQMQDNKAFLSMINSVLLTDGFYFATDYDLTHTLQRLANTSPEFQEMSLLERADQRFVWNGHLLREFMPQPELHRFAFPVVHGFIIMKSCCINGKIFDWNIISRRSCFRAGVRYYVRGIDSEGHAANFVETEQIVQYSGGKASFVQTRGSIPFYWSQRPNLKYKPKPQISKTINHLDGFQRHFDSQIIIYGKQVILNLIDQKGSEKQLEQAFDKMVSSLGNGMVKYIAFDFHKECSRMRWHRLQILVDMVTEMQDEYGYFLVDVDGNVLVQQEGMFRSNCMDCLDRTNVIQSLLARRSLQSQLERLGVLHMGQRIEDQTDFEKIYKNAWADNANACAKQYAGTGALKTDFTRTGKRTQWGLVMDGWNSMIRYYKNNFSDGFRQDSIDLFLGNYAIDEADMTTPLHETKDWKFLTLPIIMVVAFSMCIICLLMAGDTWTETLAYVLFWGTASFVTAGVILFNGREFVDSPKLVQKEKMD is encoded by the exons ATGTCTGACCCTGGACGCGTATACCGGTCCAGCCATAATATACAATGTGCGCATTCATTGGCACGTCACTATGTCAGACCTACTCTAAAGATGGCGACCGCCTACGAGAAATTCAACCT GCACACTACCCCAGAGAAGTTTTACATTGAGGCATGTGATGACGGCTCCAATGATGTATTGTCCATTGACAGGGTGTCCACAGAAATGATCCTCACCG TGAGGAAGGACATTCCTCCCCATGCGGTCACCAGGCCAATATGTGGGATCATGGGAACTATCCGTCTGGTGGCAG GCACGTACCTCATCGTTATCACAAAGAAGAAGAAGGTGGGTGACCTGTTGGGCCATGCCGTGTGGAAGGCTATGGACTTTGACGTTATCTCTTACAAGAAGACTGTGCTGCACCTGACAGACAACCAG ATGCAGGACAACAAAGCCTTCCTGTCCATGATCAACAGTGTTCTGCTCACAGACGGCTTCTACTTTGCTACAGACTACGACCTGACCCACACTCTGCAGAGACTTGCAAACACCAGTCCTGAGTTCCAGGAGATGAGTCTGCTGGAAAGG GCGGATCAGCGGTTTGTGTGGAATGGTCACCTGTTGAGAGAATTCATGCCACAGCCAGAG CTGCACAGGTTTGCTTTCCCAGTTGTCCACGGCT TCATCATTATGAAGTCCTGCTGCATCAATGGGAAGATCTTTGACTGGAACATCATCTCCAGGCGGAGCTGCTTCAGGGCTGGAGTACGTTACTACGTCAGAG GCATTGACTCAGAGGGTCATGCAGCTAACTTTGTGGAGACAGAGCAGATTGTCCAGTACAGCGGGGGCAAGGCCTCATTCGTACAGACCCGAGGCTCCATCCCCTTCTACTGGTCCCAAAGACCCAACCTCAAGTACAAACCAAAACCTCAGATCAGTAAAACCATCAACCAT CTGGATGGCTTCCAAAGGCATTTTGACTCGCAGATCATCATTTatggaaagcaagtgattttaaATCTGATCGACCAGAAAGGCTCAGAGAAACAATTGGAACAGGCCTTTGACAAAATGGTGTCCAGCTTGGGCAACGGCATGGTCAA GTACATAGCGTTTGACTTCCACAAGGAATGCAGTCGGATGAGGTGGCATCGCCTGCAGATCTTAGTCGATATGGTGACAGAGATGCAGGACGAGTATGG GTACTTCCTGGTTGATGTGGATGGGAACGTTCTGGTGCAACAGGAAGGGATGTTCCGCAGTAACTGTATGGACTGTCTGGACCGTACCAACGTCATCCAGAGTCTGCTGGCACGACGCTCACTGCAGTCACAGCTGGAG CGACTGGGAGTTCTCCACATGGGCCAGAGGATTGAAGATCAGACCGACTTCGAGAAGATCTACAAAAATG CGTGGGCAGACAATGCCAATGCGTGTGCCAAGCAGTATGCTGGCACAGGGGCCTTGAAGACAGACTTCacaag AACAGGGAAGAGGACACAATGGGGGCTGGTGATGGACGGCTGGAACTCCATGATCAGATACTACAAGAACAACTTCTCAGACGGCTTCAGACAG GACTCTATTGATCTGTTCCTGGGTAACTATGCCATTGATGAGGCAGACATGACCACACCCCTTCACGAGACCAAAGACTGGAAGTTCCTCACG tTGCCCATTATCATGGTTGTGGCATTCTCCATGTGTATCATCTGCCTCCTCATGGCTG gtGACACGTGGACGGAGACCCTGGCGTATGTGCTGTTCTGGGGCACAGCCAGCTTCGTGACGGCTGGCGTCATCCTCTTCAACGGTCGGGAGTTTGTAGACTCGCCCAAGCTGGTCCAGAAGGAGAAGATGGACTGA